In Edaphobacter aggregans, the sequence GAAGGCTTCGGTCTTTGGAGCAGCATTACTTGCTTTAACGACCGCTTTTGCGTCAGCAGATACGATTCAACTAGGTAGTTACCAGACCGGTGGTTCAAGCCTCGGTAATGGAAACACTGCTGTTGCTTTTGTGGGATCGTCTACCACAACATTTGCGCTCTCCCCAGATGGTGTGTGGGCTCCCGCAGGAGCCAACTCCGTCTGGGTCTCCAATAATGCAGGATCAGGCCCAGGAGGAAGCGTTGTCGAGCCTACCGCTATCTATTCGTACACCACCACCTTCAATACCTTATCCAGCAATTACACAGGCTCTATCTCGGTACTGGCAGATGACACAGCCGATGTGATCTTCAACGGTCACATGCTGCAAGCAGAGGGCAGTATCGGTGCCGACACTCATTGCGCTAGCGGACCTCCTAACTGCAGCGTTCCAACATTGATTACCCTTCCGAGTGGGGACTTCCTGACTGGCCTAAACACACTGCAATTCGATGTACAGCAAGAGATCGCTCAAACAGGACTTGATTTCTATGGATCAGTCTCGTCGCCAGTCTCCACCTCAGCCATTCCAGAGCCGGGTACATTGTTGCTCTTGGGTACCGGTCTTATAGGATCTGCATTCTTACTAATGCGCAAGAGACTGGCATAGCACAAAACACGAAGCCAAAAACACTAAAACCCACCGGAAGTGCCCATGGCATCTATGGTGGGTTTTTGTGTGTAGAACGCTTCTTTCGGCAACCATTCCTCTAGAAGGACTTCTAAGAGGAATCCAGCTCTAACCAAACCAAAAATAAAAATGGCACAGAGTGGGAAGGGCACCCCCTCTTACATATCGCCTCTGGGCTGCAGCGTACGTCCAGCACGCAAAACGATCGAATCCGAGATAGCCCGCGGTAGCTTTTGATAAATTCCGCCGAACCCTCCATTCGAAAGGATCGCCACAACATCGCCATCCCGCAACTCCGGTGCAATAGCAACCACGATCGCATCCGCATCCGTATGAACCGAAGCCGGAACACCCCGCTCATTCAAGGCTGTAATAACATGCTCCGGAACCAGCCGCTCATTCGCAGGAATGCTCTCCGACTTGAACACTGAAGCCAGCACAACCCGATCAGCCAACGCAAGACTGTCCACCAACGCCGTCTCGAACACGTTCCGTCGCAGCGTATTCGACCGCGGCTCAAGCACCGCCAGCAGCCGCTGTCCGGGATAGCGCTCCCGCAAGGCCCGCAGCGTCTCGCGAATCGCCGTCGGATGGTGCGCAAAGTCATCGATGATCGTCACGCCGCCAACTACAGCACGCACCTCGAGCCTGCGTTTGACACTCTTGAACGTCGCAAGCGCCTCAGCGATGGCCTCAATCGGAATGCCCTGCCCAGCCGCAAGCGCCGCAGCAGCCGTAGCGTTCAGAGCATTGTGCTCACCAGCCATCGGTAAACTCAACTCGGCGAACGGCTCACCGCCGCGCAGAAGCGTCCATCGCGTCAACGGCCCATCATGGCGAAGATGCGTAACGCGCCAATGCGACTGTTCACCGAAACCATACCGCTCCACCGCACAAAACGCCCGCGCAACACATTCGCTGACGTTCTCGCTCCCATCGAAAGCAACGATACGTCCGCGCCGCGGGATCAGATTCACAAACCGTTTGAACGCCGTCTTCACAGCAGAAAGATCTACGTAAATATCGGCATGGTCGAACTCCACATGTGTCAGAATCGCCGCATCTGGAAAGTAGTGCAGAAACTTCGGCCCCTTATCGAAGAAGGCCGTATCGTACTCATCGCCCTCCAGCAGAAACGGCCGTGTTGGCCGCACCATAAAGCTGGTCGCGAAGTTCTCCGCCACGCCCCCAATCAGGAACGAAGGAGCAAGCGTCGTATCCCTCCACGAGGCCACCTCGTAGATCCAGGCGAGCATGCTCGTCGTCGTCGTCTTCCCATGCGTGCCCGCCACCACCAGCGACTCGCGCCCTCTCAGGAATTCGTCATGCAAAATCGAAGCCATCGAGCAAAACGGAATCCGCGCATCCAGCACATACTCCAGCTCCACATTGCCACGCGAAATGGCGTTACCGACCACTACCAGATCCGGCCGTAGCTCCAGATTGCACTCCGCATACGGCTCATAAACCGGAATCCCCAGCCCGCGCAGCAAATCGCTCATCGGCGGATAAGCCGCAGCGTCCGAGCCTGTAATGTAGTGGCCCTGCATTTGCAACATGCCCGCCAGCGAAGCCATAGCCGTGCCGCAGATGCCGATTAAATGAATGTGTTTAGGACTTTGCATGAATCGTCAGAGAAGATTAAACCGTAACAGCTGCCTCGATAAATTGCATCCGCGAATTTTCTCCAATTGACAGATCAAGCCTGACAGAAACACCCAGCGGAAGCGTGATATTCCCCTTGTCAACGTGTCCGGAACGAAGTCCAATCGCCACTGGGCCGTCAAAATCCCGCAGCGCATGCAGAATCGCGCCTTCCAGATACTCCTGCTCCTCCGTAGTGACGCACTGACGCATATCGCCAAAGACGATGCCCCTCACACCCTCCAGCCGGCCCGCATACCGCAGGTGCAAAAGCAGCCGATCCCACTGATACGGCTTCGTCCCAATATCCTCAAGGAAGAGAATCGTATTCTTGCCGACCTGCGGAGCATAGGGAGTACCCAGCGCCTCCGCATAGATCGAGATGCACCCGCCGCGAAGCCTGCCTTCCGCGACGCCGGCACGCAGAACCCGCAATCCATCCGCTGCACCAAGCGACCAGGCACCATCACCCTCGAACGTATGTCGCCAACTAGTCATATCCACGCCATCCTCGCGCGAAAAATCCGCCGCAACCATCGGTCCATAAAAGCTGATCAGATTAGCCTCATTCTCCAGCCAGCTATGCAGCGAGGTATGGTCGCTGTATCCGATAAACGCCTTAGGATTCGCGCGAATCAGCTCAGCATTTAGATACGGCAGCAGCTCCGCCGAGCCCCAGCCTCCGCGCGTGCAAACGATACCATCGATCGCTGGATCCGCGAAGGCAGCATGCAGGTCGGCAAGTCGATCCTCGAACCGGCCGGCGTAATATAGCGGTCCGCTATCCAGAGCGTGCGGACTCAAGACCGTCCGATACCCCAGCGTCTGCATGTGTTTGAGCCCGCGTTCCACCAGTTCAGGCTTCGGCGTACTCGCAGGCGAAAGGACTGCCAGTGTCGCGCCTGGTCGCAAAGCCGCAGGCTTCACAAGTGCATTCACAGTCCAGCAACCTCACCACGGCAGATAATCTCGGCTGGCCCAGTCAATTGCATCGCCACATCAGCAGAAGACCAAACGGTACGCTGCGGACCGCCCTCAGCATTGGCAGTCAACTCTCGCGCAACTCCACGCAGAGCCATCGCCGCCGCCGAGGATGCACACGTTCCCGTACCGGACGAAGTCGTTGGCCCGCACCCACGCTCATAAATACGAAACGCAATCTCATTTTCGCTGAGCACCCGGACAAATTCCACATTTGTTCCATGTGGAAACAGCGGACTGGTGCTGATGCGCGCTCCAAGCTCTTGCCACCGAAGCCCGTGCGCACTGAAATCCTCCGAATTGACAAACAGAACAAAGTGCGGATTACCCACATTGACCATGGCTCCCACCACGTTCCCGACACCCGGAAGCTCAATCGTCCGTGGCATCACACGCGGCACACCCATCCCGCTCTCAATCAGATACAACGGATCCGCCACCTCGACGACACGGCACGTGCGAACACCTCCATGCGTACCGAGAGCCACCTCATCCAAGCCTTCACTACTCGCAAGCCATGCAGCTACACAACGAGTCCCGTTGCCGGACAACTCCGCTTCACTCCCATCCGCGTTGAAAAGCCGCAGGAAAAATTCGCCATTCGGCCTGCGCTCCAGAAACTCAATACCATCCGCGCCAACGCTTGTGTTCCGTGAGCAGAGCTTGCGCGCAAGTTCAGCATGACGCCGCCCCGCCAGATGTTCTTCAATAATCAGAAAGTCATTGCCGCAGGCGTGTGCCTTCACAAAAGGAATCATGATGTTCTTATTCTGCCTCAACATCACGAAATGCGAGGACTTGATCAGCCTCATCGCTGGCCCTCAGCTCCGCGAGAAGATGAGCATGCATCTTTGCATTTCCCTTCACGACAAAGGTCAGCCTCTCAAGCGCCGCCACGCTATCTCGCTCAATGACGTTCAACCGCTCGCCCGCCCGATCCATAACGCTCAGGATCGCCACATACATCTTGTTCTGATTCGTTCCGCGAACTTCATAGATCAGCGGATATCGCTGCCAGCCAATGATCCCCTCAAGATGGCCGATGAAAATCAGGGAAATCAGCGTAATCATCGTCGCCAGAACCGCCTCGATGTACAGGCCCGCGCCACAAGCCATGCCGATCGACGCAACCACAAAGACAGTCGCCGCACTCGTCAGCCCAACAACTCGATCACGCGTATGCAGAATCAGGCCTGCTCCAAGGAACCCTATCCCCTGCACGATGTTCGAAGCAACTCGTCCCTTATCAGGATTCCCGTCGCCCGCCAAAACCGCCGAAAGCAGCGTAAAGAAAGCACAGCCCATACACAGCAGCATGTTCGTACGCAAACCTGACGCCTTGTGCCGCCGTTCCCGCTCAAGGCCAATTGCTCCGCCCAGCAGGCACGCCGCAACCAATCGCGCTGCTGTACCCATGGAGAGCAGCTCTTGATCAATCTGACTGAAATGAAATGATGACGGAATCAACATAAGTCTGCGTGGATAGTAGCACCGTAAGCCCACAATGTAGCGACTCTCTCGCCAGGCGTATCCAAGCCAATATCCGGTCTACGAAGCTCCAGGCGGCAGCGAAAATCGCTCCGACCGATAGATCCGCGCACATGGCTGCCCCGTCGTGCAAAGCACTGTCAGCTCAGTAAGCCCTTGAGGGCGTTCCGCCACAGCCTTCGAGACCGCATCGCCGGCCATCGCAATCACATACGCAGCCCGCCCCGCCGGATCGGCCAACGCCGCCATCCAGCTGTCGTAATCATTCTCATTCCATGTCTGCTTTAGCGGAATGCCAGCCTGCTGCAGCGCACCGACATGGTCGGAAACATACATCAGGATCGGAACTCCCGCTGGAAAGCTCTTGAGCTCCCGCGCCAGCGCCGCCTCGAACGCCACCCGCGTCGTCGAATTTACCTGCGCCTCTTTCAGAACAAGAGGCACCCGATACATCATCGCAACCGTATTGGCCGCGATTAGCGCGAGCGCAATCGGATGCATCAGTCGCGACTTCAGAGGCTGCGACGCCCTCCATCGCTGCTCAATCCAGGCCACCGCAAAGAACAGGAACACAGCAAGCGCCGGCAACAACTCCATTCCATACCGCGAGTTGTAGTACGAGTGCGGCCAAAGCGGCGGGATAAAAATCGGGACCGATCCGAACGCAACCGAGTACACGTAGAAGGCCAGCGGCAACCAAAGAAGAATCACGACCTGCGTAAACCCGCGCCGAACCGCAAGCACCGATCCAGCGATCGCCACAGCCATTACAGCAAACC encodes:
- the mpl gene encoding UDP-N-acetylmuramate:L-alanyl-gamma-D-glutamyl-meso-diaminopimelate ligase, which produces MQSPKHIHLIGICGTAMASLAGMLQMQGHYITGSDAAAYPPMSDLLRGLGIPVYEPYAECNLELRPDLVVVGNAISRGNVELEYVLDARIPFCSMASILHDEFLRGRESLVVAGTHGKTTTTSMLAWIYEVASWRDTTLAPSFLIGGVAENFATSFMVRPTRPFLLEGDEYDTAFFDKGPKFLHYFPDAAILTHVEFDHADIYVDLSAVKTAFKRFVNLIPRRGRIVAFDGSENVSECVARAFCAVERYGFGEQSHWRVTHLRHDGPLTRWTLLRGGEPFAELSLPMAGEHNALNATAAAALAAGQGIPIEAIAEALATFKSVKRRLEVRAVVGGVTIIDDFAHHPTAIRETLRALRERYPGQRLLAVLEPRSNTLRRNVFETALVDSLALADRVVLASVFKSESIPANERLVPEHVITALNERGVPASVHTDADAIVVAIAPELRDGDVVAILSNGGFGGIYQKLPRAISDSIVLRAGRTLQPRGDM
- a CDS encoding PEP-CTERM sorting domain-containing protein: MKLYSKASVFGAALLALTTAFASADTIQLGSYQTGGSSLGNGNTAVAFVGSSTTTFALSPDGVWAPAGANSVWVSNNAGSGPGGSVVEPTAIYSYTTTFNTLSSNYTGSISVLADDTADVIFNGHMLQAEGSIGADTHCASGPPNCSVPTLITLPSGDFLTGLNTLQFDVQQEIAQTGLDFYGSVSSPVSTSAIPEPGTLLLLGTGLIGSAFLLMRKRLA
- a CDS encoding LD-carboxypeptidase, which encodes MNALVKPAALRPGATLAVLSPASTPKPELVERGLKHMQTLGYRTVLSPHALDSGPLYYAGRFEDRLADLHAAFADPAIDGIVCTRGGWGSAELLPYLNAELIRANPKAFIGYSDHTSLHSWLENEANLISFYGPMVAADFSREDGVDMTSWRHTFEGDGAWSLGAADGLRVLRAGVAEGRLRGGCISIYAEALGTPYAPQVGKNTILFLEDIGTKPYQWDRLLLHLRYAGRLEGVRGIVFGDMRQCVTTEEQEYLEGAILHALRDFDGPVAIGLRSGHVDKGNITLPLGVSVRLDLSIGENSRMQFIEAAVTV
- the dapF gene encoding diaminopimelate epimerase, with the protein product MIPFVKAHACGNDFLIIEEHLAGRRHAELARKLCSRNTSVGADGIEFLERRPNGEFFLRLFNADGSEAELSGNGTRCVAAWLASSEGLDEVALGTHGGVRTCRVVEVADPLYLIESGMGVPRVMPRTIELPGVGNVVGAMVNVGNPHFVLFVNSEDFSAHGLRWQELGARISTSPLFPHGTNVEFVRVLSENEIAFRIYERGCGPTTSSGTGTCASSAAAMALRGVARELTANAEGGPQRTVWSSADVAMQLTGPAEIICRGEVAGL
- a CDS encoding MgtC/SapB family protein, which gives rise to MGTAARLVAACLLGGAIGLERERRHKASGLRTNMLLCMGCAFFTLLSAVLAGDGNPDKGRVASNIVQGIGFLGAGLILHTRDRVVGLTSAATVFVVASIGMACGAGLYIEAVLATMITLISLIFIGHLEGIIGWQRYPLIYEVRGTNQNKMYVAILSVMDRAGERLNVIERDSVAALERLTFVVKGNAKMHAHLLAELRASDEADQVLAFRDVEAE